The Oncorhynchus mykiss isolate Arlee chromosome 10, USDA_OmykA_1.1, whole genome shotgun sequence nucleotide sequence CGTAACAGGAAGTGACTGAATTGTGTAACTAATTGGTTAAACTGAATATacaaaaatggaagaagttaccTCCAATGTTAATTGTACTGTTCCCACTCTTCCAAAGGGAAAACACATTGTAGTTAGGGCGCCCCATTGCTGGCCTAaattagaggttgtaatgcctTTAATGTCAGTACTGAGTGGCTTTATCAAAAGGAATCTCAGTTTCATATTTAATAAAAGGACTTATCCATATGACAGAGTCGGGGCAAATTCAGCCCATTTAAGTAAAATGTGTATGGTAGACTTTTTCATACTGCAGTGGAATCTAATTACATTACCAATAATTGAGTACATCCGGTTTTATGACCCACTGTTATCCCTGTCTTGAGCTTGGGACAAAACTAGGTTGTTGCATGCAGGGACCTGTATTCAAGTACACATTGGTCGTGTtgccctgctcagacgttgcatgcatcaactAATGGTTGTGTGCCACGTCATCGACTGTGCCGTTGGGCACCAGATTACTATAACGTGCTAAAACATATGGTTTAGCTGATATGTAAAATACCTATGTATgtgttgtaagatctggcattcGTCAGCAACGTCTGAGCAGAGGAACACAACCATTATGGCACCCATCTGGCTTGGTGTGGTCGGTGGCGTCAGACAGGACGGTGGAAGAAGGGCTCTGTTTCAGACACGCTCCATTCTGACCTTGAGCCTAACCCCTGACGTTTCTGGACAAACACCACCACCACGATCTGCACCCAGAAGAAGAAGTTCACCCACACGGACTTCTGGGAAAGACAAAAGAAGACTGCAGAGATGAAGAATAAAATACACGGGTTTAAATAACAATGACAACACACGATCTGTGGTTTTGACGCAGCTTGTGGTCTGATAAGGCAATAACGTTTTGATGTGTTAGTTAATATTATGATATGCACAGTGTCAGAACAGACCTCTGCATTATACAATCCCGTGTAGAACTGACTTCCATTGTAGGGACTGACCCAGGTTTTATTCTCAGCTTCTTCACAACTGAAATGAAAGAAGTCCTCCAAATGAACAAGAATGGCATACAATATTTCACATTTCACATATGGTATGAGAAACAAGAGGGCACTGAGCTAAGAGGTGATACGGGAGAAGACAGGGAAAAAAAGGCAGCCATCTCACCTGGTTATGGAGGGCACGTTGtggagggcagacagacagaggcggTCCCTGCCGATCCTCAGGGTACACCCTGACACCGCCAGGAAAAACAATATCTTCATACACACCCCCAGAGTCACATTCAGCCACAGTCTTTCCCTGGGGGTGCAGGACAGGAAGTAAAGAAAGTCCAcaacaaacaaatcaaatcatttCTGCTTTGCTGCCACACTACTAGGCATGGAAAGGCTGTCTCTCACCTCTTGACCTCCTCTTCCACACAGCTGGTATAGATCCAGTAGAGGGTGAGGCAGAAGCAGTAGATGGCCACAGACACGGAGATGGCTGACACAAAGTAGCAGAGGGAAGGATGGCTGGGGTTCTCCAGGATCAGGCCAGATGTGTTGTACTCAACAGTCCCATAAAGAATGCACTGCCCTGTAAAGTGGCCCTGCATGACACAATACAGATGCATTCAGTATAACTATACCATTTATCCTACAGTATGCAATTGAAATGATACCTCTACGATGAtggtacaacaacaaaaacacgtTTTTTCTTTTTATTATCTCTTACCAGATCtgatgtgttatattctcctacattaatttcacatttccacaaacttcaaaatgtttcctttcaaatgttatgaaaaatatgcatatccttgcttcacatcccgagctacaggcagttagatttgagtatgtcattttaggcgaaaattggagaaaaaaaaagttggatccttaagaggttttaatgcACTTTACACAACCTATAACAATTGAAAGTATCTTCACTGGACATTGACAGCAAGAGAGCTTGGTCAGCCATGGCGAGATACACATGCTCTCAAATTAACATCCCTTAATAGGCAGGGAAACAGAGTGAGGTCTGTCACACACAGACCTCACTGTGTTTCCTGGCCTGGGTAGGGACGCACAGAAGAGCTTAATTCAACTTGGAGAGGAATGCTTGAGAAattccattcatccattcatgTGCACAAATGTACAGTTATATTCTTTTAGGACATTAGATGACGATTATATGGTGCCATTGGGCCATGTGAAACAGTCGGGAGGACTCTGAATGTAGATCTCATGTTTCATTTTCCTGTCTCTCAACACATTTCATTTCAAAGTCATTGCCATCTGTATGAAaatcccacatgaaaaaatactatagtatacgtTAGTATTACAATATTTTTATATagtaatatttatatataatatatatcatctcaggcctaacaacacccTTGCCAATATATCcttcaaacaccggcttctcagtCATTATCACTTAACTATAGTAtgcactgtagtgtttttgcaaactttactgtagtattgtagtatagtattgtagtgttttgtattattatcattttttattatatatttttttgaggaGGCTTTCACCTTGAGGAATCTTACTGAACGACATTAAAATAGCAAATTGTCCATAACCAGTATTTAGGTAGGAcacttctgctcttttctataacctgtagggaacacaatatatggtatgtacttggcatgtaggtttttCAGTCATGAGTGGCACAAATTGTGATATGGGGGGATGGGGAATGGGCAGGACATACGCAAatgttatacagttgaagtcggaagtttacatacacttaggtaggagtcattaaaactagtttttcaaccactccacaaatttctcgtttacaaactatagttttggcaagtcggttaggacatttactgtgttcatgacacaagtaatttttccaacaattttttacagacagattatttcacttataattcactgtatcacaattccagtgggccagaagtttacatacactgagttgactgtgcctttaaacagcatggaaaattccagaaaatgatgtcatggctttagaagcttctgataggctaattgacataatttgagtaaaatgaagtgtacctgtggatgttgtGGTAGCAGAGTCAGAATTctttaggtaacattgataaataagatgttttattaatttttatAGTATGCTTATGTGAGAAAGTTActtgggcccagagaggggagaggtcgggttagtcttatctgtgaatgtgtctgtaactattcctaaaccatgtgaagggatggtgtgattaatggggaaccagttagttggctccacaatgtctgtgtgccagtcacttcTCTCTGtaagcttgtccaggaggggttgtattttttatgggagtatctagaaattgacaattgatatatgccattgcatgaggtaatgttttggtcctaaatggtaccaagaacgagataagaACTTTGTCTAAGAGGGCTAACTGAaggataatttatagctaatgctgtctggctatagGATACTCCTTTTTTCTGGTAAAAGGTTATTtgtgtaatgttcctaagatctgttatttgtcatgtgagtttagatgggtgtgtctttgctataaaggatctcagttgccattatgttgacactctcagagaattcatttatggAGACTGAATTGATccgagagtcacagggctatggtgaagctcatataattaaagatggactttatgataactctgacttgtgtgtggtttgctttctcatgatttggtaatacaggaaatttccacgacaatgtgtttcaaggcctaccttcaaactcagtgcctcattacttgacatcatggtaaaatcaaaagccctcagatttttttttagaccaccacaagtctggttcatccttgggagcaatttccaaatgcctgaaggtaccacgttaaacgtggatatattgaagcaacatctcaagacatcagttaaagcttggtcgcaaatgggtcttccaaatagacaatgaccccaagcatacttccaaagttgtggcaaatggcttaaggacaacaaagtcaaggtattggagtggccatcccaaTCTCAATTCTATAGGACCTCAATcgtatagaatatttgtgggcagaactgaaaaagcgtgtgcaagcaaggaggcctacaaacctgactcagttacaccagctctgtcaggaggaatgggccaaaattcacccaacttattgtggaaagcatGTGGAAGACTACACAaaacctttgacccaagttaaacaatttaaaggcaatgctaccaaatactaattgagtgtatgtacacttctgacccactcattctctctactattattctgagatTTCACCTaagaatttttactgggattaaatgtaagtaattgtgaaaaactgagtttaaatgcatttggctaaggtgtgtgttaacttccgacatcaactgtatatgaGCATATCGATACAGTGTGTAGTgtattattctacagtatactacaaaattCAATAATAAGAACATCACGATCGAAGGAAACTAAAGTGTgcagtatagtattctacagtattctacaAAATTCTGTAGTAAGCACTACACAATCGAGGGATACTCCAGTGTGCAGTATAGCTTTTTACAGTATAcgacagtttactacagaatactatagaattctatagtaagtactatagtattatatagtaaactgtagtatttttatgTGGAATTGTAGCCTAATCTATTGCAAAGTCACTGCATGCAACAATTTTGCATTTAGGTGAAGTCCACTAAGACATTGTATAAGCCGGTAGGCCTAGCGAAGAGTCATCAATGATATTCACTGACTTCACATGATCACATGATTATCTCTGCTGATTTCATTTCTTTTTTCATTATAGGCTAGCCCCCATGTTTTGGGATGTGTTGCAAATTCCGAGATAAAAGCAGGAAAAGACAACATAATATAGGAGAAAGTTCCTTGAAAGTCTGATAAAACATCTCCCATAACGGATGTAGCAGCTAAAAGTTTGACCCGTCGTTGAGAGGACGATAAAAACATATCCCATGTAAGCTTTACATCTAGCAGCCTACCAGTAGCCTAGCGTCGGTTTGAGGAGGGTGACAGCAGACAGTAGCCTTGGCTATGTGTGGACATGTTGTCAACACATTTCTATTGATATTGGTTTTTTTTATACAGGGATAAAAAGAGTTCTCAAGTTTAGAATGTATCATAGGCGGTTGAAAGTTCCCGACATTTCAAACATTCATGCATTCGTACCTGGGTGATTGTCAGAGAAGCAGCGGACATTATTCCACAGATGAAACAGCCTGCGTAAAGTACGAGCTCCAAAACGAGCAGCCACGGCAACACCATCACGAACACCTCTGCAAAGCCATCCTATAATACCCATCGAGGACACCCTAGCACCCGGACAACGCACTCCGTTCCAAGCGTGTTAAATTGTGCGTAAAGGTCTACAATGGAGACACTCTTAACTGTGAGCTCTGACTTTTTTTTTTGCAACAATGTACCTATTCAAGCGTTTTGTTCATTATAAGCCGCAATTGAATGTGGCCAAGGAATGCAATGCATTTATTAGAATTGGTTGATTGTAAGATTGGGATGGAATGCTTTATGACTATCTAACAATGTTGTTGTCTTATTAGATGTGAGTCCCGACTCCCGAGGACTCCACCAGGATTCCCTATTACCATAATCCAGTTTAGAATTCCATGCACAGAAATGCAAAGCCAATTTTTGCCTCTTGTATTGTTCTCCTCTGAGAGActggaaaatgtgtgtgtgtgtgtgtgtgtgtgtgtgtctgtgtgtgcgtgtgtgtgtgcgcgcatcatCAGCAGTAGCTTTCGTCTGTCTCTGGCGGTTTGTGATTAATTTGTAAGTATTCCAGAGTGATGAGAGAACATTTGTCAGCCGAACACTTTTCTTTGCTGATTTGCTAAGTTAAACTGTTGCTTAACTACGGTTGTAAACTACTAGTTTTAATCCCaataatattttcttcaaagtaaaataaaacaacatataaacaCCTTAACTTCATACAAATGTTCTGTTTTCCACAATGTAGCCTACACCTGAGCGACCGGGAGGTGGATGTCTCAGACATTCAATATCTGCTGGGTACCACAATAATGAAAGGAACAAATAACAGGAGATCAAATCAAAGCCCCTGCTTAGATGAGCAACACTGGGGGTTGAACGGGTGGATCACTGAGATTTCAAtctttattcacccactcaaaaatacagccagaagtttgttgaattcccaatgtgaCACTATGGAAAACCAATGCCTGATGTTTGATTTAGTTTTCATCTAAATGTTTTATTACTGCACTTTTAACCATTTAAAATcacaacaaagttcaaatgggaatacaatatCAAATATTTTGTATAGATAGAAAAAcataatgtgttatcactgtgcttcatctaacaGCACAACCATATGACCTGGATTGTAGTTGACATTACATTAAAAATATCAAGTGCAACTGATCAATGCTGTTTGAGATTCTGCACAGATATTtaaattgtgaagatctccacataCTGGCAACGTTTGCATGCTATCTTGGACATGCAtgctttctatgattacataatATGGCTTTTTTAGTGACAGTAGCATCAAAATGTGGCCTATCGATGAGTTACTAAttttaaggttaaataaaaactaggggcgcaactttcactggggacggggggACATGTCGCCAGCAccttctgaaattgcatttttgtccctcCCAGTTTtttcattggaatgtgatacaaaacgaggcaacggtgtgctttaggaccacgtGGACGCCGCCGagtggtcgggtaggctgtttggagtgtttatccgaccggataaaaaatacaaataattatgTCCCCCCCAATTCTAAAACCAACGTTGTGCCCCTGATAAAAATGTTTCCATTCGTTTGTAagatagccttaactttaggctatttactaTAATACAAAAGTGACATTGAATTCTGTTAGGTTGACAAAGCAACTAAATATCATcatttaaaggagatgtatcTAATGTTTGGATAGTTTCCTCTGAGCCGCTGGcttaatcctattctttaacttgtatttttggtttagttggagacatgaatccaacatatcatttCTTATcttgtcgacaagttaataggctatttactgtattgcaaAAGTGATAACGAATTGTGCttggttgtcaacacaaccaaatgtcaacatttgaaggagatgaaCTGTATAttttgtgccactgacttagtctgacttcaattccagtttgtcttcaaattaataattgatatgttggattcacttcTCCAgttcaaccaaaaatctaagttaaagaatgggactaaatcaaataaaattttaaatgcactttaaatcaagtttgatttgatttagtactATTATTTAACTTAGATGTTTGGTTGAaatggagacatgaatccaataTATTCAATATCAATTTGAAAATGTAATTTGACATGAACCAAAGCTTGAAATCCTagacctacagtgcattcagaccccttgactttttccacattttgttacgttatagtcttattcgaaaatgtattaatatatatatatttttgctgatcaatctacacacaataccccataatgacaaagcaaaaacagatttttggacattttggaaaatgtattgcaaaagtattaaaaatgaaacaaatatcacatttgcataggtattcagaccttttactcagcactttgttgaagcacctttggcagtgattacaccctcgggtcttcttgggtatgacgctacaagcttggcacatctgtattttcagagtttctctgcagatcctctcaagctctgtcaggttggatggggagcgtcgctgcaggtcaggtctctccagacatgttagatcgggttcaagtccgggctctggctgtgccactcaatgacattcagagacttgtcccgaagccactcctgcattgtcttggctgtgtgcttagggttgttgttctgttggaaggggAACGTTCTACCCCGTCTGAGTGCTTTGGATCAGGTTTTtaattaaggatctctctgtactttgctccggtcATCTTTCCCTCaccctgacttgtctcccagtccccgccgctgaaaaacatccccacagcatgatgctgccaccaccatgcgtcaccgtagggatgttgcctggtttcctccagatgtgacgcttggtattcaggccaaatagttcaatctcggtttcatcagaccagagaatcttgtttctcatggtctgagagtcctttaggtgccttttggcaaaccccaagcgggctgtcatgtacctttactgaggagtggcttccgtctggacactctaccataaaggcctgattggtggagtgctgcagagatgtccTTTTGGAAGattctccaaagaggaactctggagctaagtcagattgaccatcgggttattggtcacctccctgaccaaagcccttctcccccgattgctcagtttggccgagcagccagctctaggaagagtcttgttggttccaaacttcttacatttaagaatgattgaggccactgtgttcttggggaccttcaatgctgcagaaatgttttggtacctgtaatgctccgggtgtcgtgtgtgtggagtcagacgcaggaaacagagagtgcaatgctgtgctctttaatgcacaaacgcaccacagggtgctcacaacaataacggccccaaacacgggggacgAAAAATGTACAACTGAaatacacgaccaggaacaaacacgttcctCTACTACAGAACCGAAGGTCACAAcaattaatcccgcacaacaaacaggcgggccggctgtctaataaagcccaactaatcattcacaaacaggtgctaccaataaacatacaaggagggggaggaaagacaatcagtggcagctaataggccggtgacaacgaccgccgagccgggaagggaagccaccctcggtcggactcgtgacagtacccttccccagatctgtccctcgacacaatcctgtctcggagatctacaattcctttgacctcacagcttggtttttgctctgtcatgcactgtcaactgtgggaccttatatagaaaggtttgtgcctttccaaatcatgtccaatcaatttaatttaccacaagtggactccaatcaagttgtagtctcatagcaaagggtctgaatacttatgtaaataaggcattccttttttcaatttttaatacatttgcagacatttctaaaaacctgtttttgctttgtcattatggggtattgtgtgaagattgatgaagaaaaacaatatttaatcaactttagaataaggctgtaacgtaacaaaatgtggaaaaagtcaaggggtctgaatactttccgaatgccctgtatatgtattgtctatttttagttgaaccctgggttgaattgaaacaatagctgttgatgacttcgcAAATGCTACAGTATATTCACCTAATTTTCACCGGAAATATGGGCGGGTTCTATTTCGTTTTTTTGTGGGGGACTTCCGGTTAAGCATTTCCGGCCAATTGTTCGCAGCTAACCTAGATAATCA carries:
- the tmem179bb gene encoding transmembrane protein 179B; the encoded protein is MVLPWLLVLELVLYAGCFICGIMSAASLTITQGHFTGQCILYGTVEYNTSGLILENPSHPSLCYFVSAISVSVAIYCFCLTLYWIYTSCVEEEVKRERLWLNVTLGVCMKILFFLAVSGCTLRIGRDRLCLSALHNVPSITSCEEAENKTWVSPYNGSQFYTGLYNAEKSVWVNFFFWVQIVVVVFVQKRQGLGSRSEWSVSETEPFFHRPV